The Streptococcus sp. 29896 genome includes a region encoding these proteins:
- a CDS encoding PspC domain-containing protein, which produces MLKLFRKRTGQVWRGVLAGLADKFSWNVSVLRWAFVLLVAFSGRLGMGLLLTYLILGFVLPYREDWEAEQFGLGPRKIKEAESLSSEK; this is translated from the coding sequence TTGTTAAAGCTTTTTAGAAAACGGACGGGTCAGGTTTGGCGAGGGGTTCTTGCAGGCTTGGCAGATAAATTTTCATGGAATGTATCCGTCCTACGCTGGGCTTTTGTGCTTTTAGTTGCTTTTTCGGGCAGATTGGGAATGGGCCTACTGTTGACCTATCTAATTTTGGGTTTTGTCCTTCCTTATAGAGAGGATTGGGAAGCAGAACAGTTTGGCTTGGGACCGCGAAAAATAAAAGAAGCTGAGTCTCTGTCGTCTGAAAAATAA
- a CDS encoding SprT family protein: MNLTEYVQQVSLEDFGKEFRHQAVWNRRLRSTGGRFFPKDGHLDFNPKHLEEQGLEVFRKIVRHELCHYHLYFEKKGYRHKDRDFKELLAAVDGFRYAPSLQQTAKPSLLYTCQSCGQVYQRRRRIDLKKYRCGRCKGALKQDR; this comes from the coding sequence GTGAATCTAACTGAGTACGTGCAGCAGGTTTCGTTGGAGGACTTCGGTAAGGAATTTCGACATCAAGCTGTTTGGAATCGCCGACTGCGGTCGACAGGTGGCCGCTTTTTTCCAAAAGATGGGCATTTGGACTTTAACCCCAAACATTTGGAGGAGCAAGGTTTAGAGGTCTTTCGTAAGATTGTTCGCCACGAGCTCTGCCATTATCATCTCTACTTTGAGAAAAAAGGCTATCGGCATAAGGACAGGGACTTCAAGGAGTTACTGGCTGCGGTGGACGGCTTCCGCTATGCTCCCAGCCTTCAGCAGACAGCCAAACCTTCCCTGCTGTATACCTGCCAGTCCTGTGGGCAGGTTTACCAGCGGAGACGCCGCATTGACCTAAAAAAATACCGCTGTGGGCGCTGCAAAGGAGCTTTAAAGCAAGACAGGTAA